In Myripristis murdjan chromosome 9, fMyrMur1.1, whole genome shotgun sequence, the following proteins share a genomic window:
- the rgmb gene encoding repulsive guidance molecule B yields MGRAGCCCRGAERLASPSLVRRFRPLLLLIVALCYGAHIGQCQVATPQCRIQKCTTDFVSLTSHLTPSVDGFDTEFCKALRAYSACTQRTAKSCRGNLVFHSAVLGISDLMSQRNCSRDGPTSSTDPEVHHEPCNYHSRTQHAHTHSHAHTHSHAHTHSHNPGHSHVRPAYLFCGLFGDPHLRTFKDSFQTCKVEGAWPLIDNDYLSVQVTNVPVVIGSSATATNKITIIFKPYEGCTDQRVYQAVTDDLPAAFVDGTVSSGDPSHPSTGADGGTGKVRALWISERSPGRHVELHAGYIGVTVIVRQLGRYLTLAVRIPEELAQAYDATQDLQLCLNGCPSGERIDRGGHLPLPLSPPALGLQLQQPRRPSQSYAAPQGFGVEGARERCREQLEVQDIYFHSCVFDLLTTGDANFTAAAYSAQKDMESLHPHRDKWRIYPRGSATAASHSDSHPIKRLALLLLCALSSALI; encoded by the exons ATGGGGAGAGCCGGATGCTGTTGCCGCGGGGCTGAGCGCCTCGCCTCCCCGTCTTTGGTGCGCCGTTTCcggccactgctgctgctgatcgTCGCTCTCTGCTACGGTGCCCACATAG GTCAGTGTCAGGTGGCCACCCCTCAGTGCCGTATCCAGAAGTGCACCACAGACTTTGTCTCCCTCACGTCCCACCTGACGCCCTCTGTGGATGGCTTTGACACCGAGTTTTGCAAGGCTTTACGGGCGTACTCGGCCTGCACCCAGAGGACAGCCAAGTCCTGCCGGGGCAACCTGGTCTTCCACTCCGCCGTTCTGGGCATCTCCGACCTCATGAGCCAGAGGAACTGTTCCCGAGACGGGCCCACGTCCTCCACGGACCCTGAGGTCCACCACGAGCCCTGCAACTACCACAGCCGCACCcagcatgcccacacacactcccacgcgcacacacactcccacgcgcacacacactcccacaatCCGGGCCACAGCCACGTGCGGCCTGCGTACTTATTCTGCGGGCTGTTCGGGGACCCCCACCTGAGGACATTTAAGGACAGCTTCCAGACCTGTAAGgtggagggggcgtggcctctcATCGATAACGACTACTTATCGGTGCAGGTCACTAATGTTCCCGTGGTAATTGGCTCCAGCGCCACGGCAACTAATAAG ATCACCATTATCTTCAAGCCCTATGAGGGCTGCACAGACCAGAGGGTCTACCAGGCCGTCACAGACGACCTCCCTGCTGCCTTTGTTGATGGCACCGTGAGCAGCGGGGACCCCAGCCACCCTTCCACTGGTGCAGATGGTGGCACGGGGAAAGTCCGAGCACTGTGGATCTCTGAGCGGAGCCCGGGCCGCCACGTGGAGCTGCACGCCGGCTACATCGGCGTGACAGTGATTGTCCGCCAGCTGGGCCGCTACCTGACCCTGGCAGTGCGGATCCCAGAGGAGCTGGCCCAGGCCTACGATGCCACCCAGGACCTGCAGCTCTGCCTGAACGGCTGCCCCAGTGGAGAACGCATTGACCGGGGGGGCCATTTGCCCTTGCCTCTGTCCCCTCCTGCGCTgggcctgcagctgcagcagccacGGCGGCCCAGCCAGTCCTACGCTGCCCCCCAGGGTTTCGGGGTGGAAGGGGCACGGGAACGCTGCCGAGAACAGCTGGAGGTACAGGACATTTACTTTCACTCCTGCGTGTTTGATCTCCTGACCACCGGGGACGCGAACTTCACTGCGGCAGCATACAGCGCCCAGAAGGACATGGAGAGCCTGCACCCTCACCGGGACAAATGGAGGATCTACCCCCGCGGCTCGGCCACCGCCGCCTCACACTCTGACTCTCATCCTATCAAACGCCTTGCTCTCCTCCTGCTTTGTGCACTCAGCTCGGCGCTGATATAG